In Nitrospira sp., a single window of DNA contains:
- a CDS encoding carbon-nitrogen hydrolase family protein: protein MAGSTLRIALLHLAPIPGALAKNRHLIAHAITRAACLGAGWIITPELAVSGYTFADTLGTDWITPQPDPWMEKVRLFAARKRVTIFLSHPERDPQSGRLYNTVFAIAPDGRLAGSHRKINALRVGSEAWSTPGTETTVFPMEPLGNVGMLICADAYSPGIANSLKAKGAQVLVSSAAWAPGLHGPNGEWERCTKDTGLPLFVCNRTGADRTLDFRKADSVVAQNGQRLLSMSSERSTIFLIDWNLKAGTLASPEYRQILL, encoded by the coding sequence ATGGCCGGATCGACCCTGCGCATCGCACTTTTGCATCTGGCTCCGATACCCGGCGCCCTGGCGAAGAATCGTCACCTGATCGCTCACGCGATCACGAGAGCCGCCTGCCTCGGGGCCGGGTGGATCATCACGCCGGAACTCGCGGTCAGCGGCTACACCTTCGCCGACACACTCGGCACGGACTGGATCACCCCGCAGCCCGATCCTTGGATGGAGAAGGTTCGGCTGTTCGCCGCCAGGAAGCGCGTCACCATCTTCCTGTCACATCCCGAGCGGGACCCGCAATCCGGCCGACTTTACAACACCGTCTTCGCCATCGCCCCCGACGGACGCCTGGCAGGATCACATCGTAAGATCAATGCGCTGCGCGTCGGGTCCGAAGCCTGGTCGACTCCGGGCACGGAAACGACGGTGTTTCCGATGGAGCCGCTCGGGAACGTCGGGATGCTCATCTGCGCCGACGCCTACTCACCAGGCATTGCCAACAGCTTGAAGGCGAAAGGCGCGCAGGTCCTGGTCTCATCGGCGGCCTGGGCTCCTGGGCTGCATGGCCCGAACGGCGAATGGGAACGATGCACGAAAGACACCGGGCTGCCCCTCTTCGTGTGCAACCGCACCGGCGCCGACCGCACACTCGATTTCAGGAAGGCCGACAGTGTGGTGGCTCAAAACGGACAGCGGCTCCTCTCGATGTCCTCGGAACGGTCTACCATTTTCCTCATCGACTGGAACCTGAAAGCAGGAACACTCGCCTCGCCGGAATATCGACAGATCCTGCTCTAG
- a CDS encoding DUF481 domain-containing protein, with translation MYRNVISRALPWQWLAFLISLCLALPSRADEVHLLNGDRLTGTILKMEERVLTLQTDYGGEVKIDWGKVESLKSDGTLKILVPGESHDVLRDFLYGAQALRETRELGPESPVPLADVTAINLEPLRLTGTVTVGGNSTSGNSSTKAFNSAARLTIQAYRQRLLLEGKYNYGQAGELVTARNSLASVKHNYFLSKQIFIESFGMLEKDTLQNLQLRSTIGSGLGYQFYESARTTLSLSLGLAHVSEHFTNSPNTQTPSGRWSLRWEHAVWPDRVKVFHRHEGFYDVNAGNAFRVNADQGVRITVYKNLFFNVEYDLRLNTQPAPGREKIDESLIFGVGYEFK, from the coding sequence ATGTACCGCAATGTCATCAGTCGCGCCCTGCCGTGGCAGTGGCTAGCATTCCTCATCAGTCTGTGTCTCGCTCTGCCCTCCCGGGCCGACGAAGTACACCTGCTGAATGGAGATCGACTGACCGGGACGATTCTCAAAATGGAGGAGCGCGTCCTCACCCTGCAGACCGACTACGGGGGTGAGGTGAAAATCGATTGGGGGAAAGTCGAGAGTCTGAAGTCCGACGGCACACTGAAGATTCTGGTGCCGGGCGAATCGCACGATGTACTTCGAGATTTTCTGTACGGCGCACAGGCCCTGCGGGAAACCAGAGAACTGGGGCCCGAGAGTCCCGTGCCCCTGGCCGACGTCACCGCCATCAATCTCGAGCCGCTCCGACTGACCGGGACGGTCACAGTCGGCGGCAACAGCACCTCCGGCAACAGCAGCACGAAAGCTTTCAACAGCGCCGCCCGCTTGACGATTCAAGCGTACCGCCAGCGACTGTTACTCGAAGGAAAATACAACTACGGGCAGGCCGGCGAGCTCGTGACGGCTAGAAATTCACTGGCCAGCGTGAAGCACAACTACTTCCTCAGCAAGCAAATCTTCATCGAATCCTTCGGCATGCTTGAAAAAGACACCCTGCAAAACCTCCAGCTCCGATCCACGATCGGTAGCGGTTTGGGATATCAGTTTTACGAGAGTGCCCGAACCACCCTCTCGCTCTCCCTCGGCCTTGCTCATGTGAGCGAGCACTTTACCAACAGTCCGAACACACAAACCCCATCAGGCCGATGGAGTCTGCGCTGGGAACATGCCGTATGGCCGGACCGCGTCAAAGTCTTCCACCGCCATGAAGGCTTCTACGACGTCAATGCCGGCAATGCGTTCCGCGTCAATGCGGACCAGGGAGTCCGGATCACGGTCTATAAGAATCTCTTCTTCAATGTGGAATACGACCTTCGATTGAATACGCAACCCGCGCCGGGACGGGAGAAAATCGACGAATCCCTCATTTTTGGTGTGGGCTACGAATTCAAGTGA
- a CDS encoding serine hydrolase family protein, which translates to MPSHKRTSDGVVALVVPGIGNSGPGHWQTLWEARHPGWQRVQQRDWDRPVCAEWLRGLDAAMARLSAPPVLIAHSMGCLLVAHWAKRSSLPVRAAFLVAVPDPAGPMFPPAAQGFQLVPSEKLRFPSLVVASSNDPFGSVAYARGCAADWGSDFVEVGAVGHINADSGIGDWQAGLALFDSFLKSL; encoded by the coding sequence GTGCCAAGTCATAAGAGGACCAGCGACGGGGTGGTGGCTCTGGTGGTTCCGGGCATCGGTAATTCGGGGCCCGGTCATTGGCAAACCTTGTGGGAAGCGCGGCATCCCGGGTGGCAGCGCGTGCAGCAGAGGGACTGGGATCGTCCGGTCTGTGCGGAATGGCTGCGCGGGCTTGATGCCGCCATGGCTCGTCTTTCTGCTCCGCCTGTGCTGATCGCGCATAGCATGGGCTGCCTGCTGGTCGCCCACTGGGCGAAACGTTCCTCGCTTCCTGTTCGTGCGGCGTTTCTGGTCGCAGTCCCGGATCCTGCCGGCCCCATGTTTCCGCCTGCTGCACAAGGTTTTCAGCTGGTCCCTTCGGAGAAACTTCGGTTTCCCAGTCTGGTGGTGGCGAGCAGCAACGATCCGTTCGGTTCCGTCGCCTATGCGCGGGGTTGTGCTGCTGATTGGGGCAGTGACTTTGTGGAGGTTGGTGCAGTCGGCCATATCAATGCAGACAGCGGTATCGGTGACTGGCAGGCCGGGCTTGCGTTATTCGATAGCTTCTTGAAGTCGTTGTGA
- a CDS encoding TIGR03862 family flavoprotein, whose product MKIAIIGGGPAGLMAAEAALAGGAHVALYDSMASVGRKFLLAGKGGLNLTHSDQPDLFLSRYGERRAQVAPWLAEFGADAVRTWARGLGVETYVGSSGRVFPTDMKAAPLLRAWLRRLRQAGLTIHVRHRWQGWDEQKALRFETPQGASSVRADAVILALGGGSWPKLGSDGAWVPLLAGRSISIAPLRPANCGFDVGWTEHFRTKFAGHPVKTVGVVAKSPTGVVMRRMGEFVITETGVEGGVIYAVASCLRDEIEATGRGTLRLDLAPDRELPRLIKDLSQPRGKKTMATHLQRRAHIDGVKAGLLREIVSKEDFADPTRLAAAIKALPLTLTAPRPLEEAISTAGGVTCEALDKRLMLKALPGVFCAGEMVDWEAPTGGYLLTACFASGRTAGAGAVAWLAERAGRAKS is encoded by the coding sequence GTGAAGATCGCGATTATCGGTGGTGGGCCGGCCGGGCTCATGGCCGCTGAGGCGGCATTGGCCGGCGGGGCGCACGTCGCGCTGTACGATTCGATGGCGTCGGTGGGACGCAAGTTTCTGTTGGCCGGAAAAGGCGGGCTGAACCTGACTCACTCCGATCAGCCCGACCTGTTCCTCAGCCGATATGGCGAGCGCCGCGCGCAGGTTGCGCCCTGGTTGGCCGAGTTCGGGGCCGACGCGGTTCGTACGTGGGCGCGGGGGCTTGGTGTCGAGACGTATGTCGGCTCCTCCGGTCGTGTGTTTCCGACGGATATGAAGGCGGCACCGCTGTTGCGCGCCTGGTTGCGGCGATTGCGTCAGGCGGGATTGACGATTCATGTGCGGCATCGTTGGCAGGGCTGGGATGAACAGAAGGCCCTCCGTTTCGAGACGCCGCAAGGCGCGAGTTCCGTACGGGCGGATGCGGTCATCCTGGCGTTGGGTGGAGGCAGTTGGCCCAAGCTCGGCTCTGATGGTGCCTGGGTGCCACTGCTCGCGGGGCGTTCCATTTCGATCGCTCCGTTGCGCCCGGCGAACTGCGGGTTTGATGTCGGGTGGACCGAACACTTCCGAACCAAGTTCGCGGGGCATCCGGTGAAAACGGTGGGTGTGGTGGCGAAATCACCGACCGGCGTCGTGATGCGTCGCATGGGGGAGTTCGTGATCACTGAGACCGGTGTCGAAGGCGGCGTGATCTATGCCGTGGCCTCTTGCCTCCGCGATGAAATTGAAGCCACCGGCCGTGGCACGCTGCGGTTGGATCTGGCGCCGGACCGTGAACTGCCGCGTTTGATCAAAGATCTCTCTCAGCCGCGCGGAAAAAAGACGATGGCCACGCATTTGCAGCGGCGCGCCCATATCGACGGGGTGAAGGCCGGGCTGCTTCGTGAGATTGTTTCCAAGGAAGATTTTGCAGATCCGACCCGTCTGGCTGCCGCGATCAAAGCCTTGCCGCTCACCCTGACGGCGCCTCGTCCCTTAGAGGAGGCGATCAGCACGGCCGGCGGTGTGACCTGTGAGGCGCTCGACAAGCGGTTGATGCTCAAAGCGTTGCCGGGGGTCTTCTGCGCAGGAGAAATGGTGGATTGGGAGGCGCCGACGGGCGGGTATCTGCTCACGGCCTGTTTTGCCAGTGGCCGGACCGCCGGTGCGGGGGCCGTCGCCTGGCTCGCGGAGCGCGCAGGACGTGCCAAGTCATAA
- a CDS encoding prolipoprotein diacylglyceryl transferase: MAVQDVAAALLIVLYAALFLWAFRVLPREGWQVLATVPQARRPDGRWTGLNLTYYGAFTASAVVVAVALAIVLLGSVAVPLDAILWLSVTLLGACVPAAKILARLIEGKTNTFTIGGASMFGLFLAPWIVAALNAGFPARADNVLPVAAVLATVAIAYAFGEGTGRLACLSFGCCYGAPLTRSHPWIAGLFAHHHTVFTGETRKAAYESGLESVPLVPIQAMTAAVSVATGMAGLWLFFHGRMAAAFLFTVVVTQMWRVGSECLRADYRGGMRVSWYQVLSLAGIAYAAFLTFWLADVPSVPPDALRGIRLLWQPGVILCLQGLWLGMFFFTGRSRVTTATLSMHVAKDRI; this comes from the coding sequence ATGGCCGTTCAGGATGTGGCTGCCGCCCTGCTCATCGTGCTGTATGCGGCCTTATTCCTGTGGGCCTTTCGTGTCTTGCCGCGCGAAGGGTGGCAGGTACTTGCGACGGTGCCGCAGGCGCGACGTCCGGACGGACGGTGGACGGGACTCAATCTGACCTATTACGGAGCGTTCACCGCCAGTGCCGTCGTGGTGGCCGTGGCGCTGGCGATCGTGCTCCTGGGGAGTGTGGCGGTGCCGCTCGACGCCATTCTGTGGCTGTCGGTGACGCTGTTGGGCGCTTGCGTGCCGGCGGCCAAAATTCTGGCCCGGCTTATCGAAGGAAAGACCAATACCTTCACCATCGGCGGCGCGTCCATGTTCGGATTATTTCTTGCGCCGTGGATTGTGGCGGCGCTGAATGCCGGATTCCCGGCGAGGGCGGACAACGTATTACCGGTGGCCGCCGTGCTGGCGACCGTCGCCATCGCATATGCGTTCGGGGAAGGGACGGGACGTCTGGCTTGCCTGAGCTTCGGCTGTTGTTATGGCGCTCCGCTGACCCGGAGTCATCCGTGGATTGCCGGATTGTTTGCGCATCACCACACGGTATTTACGGGTGAAACCAGGAAGGCCGCCTATGAAAGCGGCTTGGAGTCGGTCCCGCTGGTTCCCATTCAAGCGATGACGGCGGCTGTTTCGGTCGCGACGGGTATGGCCGGTCTCTGGCTGTTCTTTCATGGCCGGATGGCGGCGGCATTTTTGTTCACCGTCGTGGTCACGCAGATGTGGCGGGTCGGATCGGAATGTTTGCGCGCCGACTATCGGGGCGGGATGAGGGTGTCGTGGTACCAGGTTCTGTCGCTCGCCGGTATAGCCTACGCTGCGTTCCTGACTTTCTGGCTGGCGGACGTGCCGTCCGTGCCGCCGGACGCGCTACGCGGGATCCGACTCCTGTGGCAACCCGGCGTGATTTTGTGCCTGCAAGGTCTGTGGCTCGGTATGTTTTTTTTCACCGGCCGAAGTCGGGTCACGACGGCAACACTGTCGATGCATGTTGCGAAGGATCGGATTTGA
- a CDS encoding phosphatidylserine decarboxylase — translation MIAPHQYIERETSLIKTERFCGDRWLNWAYRALWEDAGWLMKALTSQRTTQVLGFFNYDRPFTATQTAVSRCARAMEIDLSECLESRDRLNTLRRLFQRRLRYWQVRPMDEDPRAIVSPADARLLLGSFADDSSLFLKGKFFDYDELLGIDRSRWLSLFRQGDWAIFRLTPDKYHYNHSPVSGRVLDCYDISGRYHSCNPGPVVVAATPYSKNKRVVTIIDTEVPGGSRVGLVAMIEIVALMIGHIDQCYSAVAYDDPRPVQIGMMLERGRPKSLYRPGSSTDVLLFEPGRVAFCEDLVRNRFRPGVQSRFSQGFGRALVETDVRVRSTIGWKREGAP, via the coding sequence ATGATCGCGCCGCATCAATACATCGAGCGTGAGACCAGCCTGATCAAGACCGAGCGGTTCTGCGGCGATCGGTGGCTCAATTGGGCGTATCGCGCCCTCTGGGAGGATGCGGGCTGGTTGATGAAGGCCTTAACCTCTCAACGTACGACACAGGTGTTGGGGTTCTTCAACTATGACCGGCCGTTTACCGCCACCCAGACGGCGGTATCCAGGTGCGCCCGGGCCATGGAGATCGATCTCTCGGAATGCCTCGAGTCTCGCGATCGCCTGAATACTCTGCGACGTCTCTTCCAGCGGCGGTTGCGCTACTGGCAGGTACGCCCGATGGACGAGGATCCGCGGGCCATCGTGTCTCCGGCCGATGCCCGATTGCTCCTCGGGTCGTTCGCCGACGACTCCTCGCTCTTTCTCAAAGGAAAATTCTTCGACTATGACGAACTGCTCGGCATCGACCGGTCCCGATGGCTGAGCCTGTTTCGGCAGGGGGACTGGGCGATCTTCCGGCTGACCCCGGATAAGTATCATTACAACCACAGTCCGGTATCGGGGCGGGTGCTGGACTGCTATGACATTTCAGGCCGTTATCATTCCTGCAATCCCGGCCCGGTGGTGGTGGCGGCCACACCGTACTCGAAGAATAAACGTGTGGTGACGATCATCGATACGGAGGTGCCGGGCGGGTCGCGCGTGGGGCTGGTGGCCATGATCGAAATCGTGGCGTTGATGATCGGCCACATCGATCAATGCTACTCCGCCGTCGCCTATGACGATCCCAGGCCCGTCCAGATCGGGATGATGCTCGAACGAGGGCGTCCGAAAAGTCTCTATCGTCCGGGAAGCTCCACCGACGTGCTGTTATTTGAGCCGGGCCGGGTGGCGTTCTGCGAAGATCTTGTCCGGAATCGGTTTCGTCCCGGGGTGCAGAGTCGGTTTTCTCAAGGGTTTGGCCGGGCGCTCGTCGAGACGGATGTACGGGTGCGCTCCACGATCGGTTGGAAGCGCGAAGGAGCACCCTGA
- a CDS encoding GNAT family N-acetyltransferase, translated as MSIRLTHAQPSDAPLVADLVGELLQEIMTAIGVKAFEFSRVETEGRARVWLADGTYTVLLAYDDEKVAGFLTLSESRSLYAEGTFGTIPELYVRPAFRSCNVGTALVAEAARVSRARGWTRLEVTTPPLPQFDRTLAFYERQGFSISGGRKMKLPL; from the coding sequence ATGTCGATTCGTCTCACTCACGCCCAACCTTCCGATGCGCCGCTCGTGGCCGATTTGGTCGGTGAGCTGTTGCAGGAGATTATGACAGCCATCGGCGTGAAGGCGTTCGAATTCTCCAGGGTCGAGACCGAAGGGCGGGCGCGGGTCTGGTTGGCTGACGGGACCTATACGGTGTTGTTGGCGTATGACGACGAGAAGGTTGCCGGTTTTCTGACCCTGTCGGAAAGTCGCTCTCTCTATGCGGAAGGCACGTTCGGCACCATTCCGGAACTGTATGTGCGTCCGGCATTCAGGTCCTGCAACGTGGGCACAGCACTCGTGGCGGAGGCGGCAAGGGTGTCCCGCGCGCGAGGATGGACCAGGCTGGAGGTGACGACACCTCCGCTTCCGCAGTTCGACCGGACTCTGGCGTTTTATGAACGACAGGGATTCAGCATTTCCGGCGGGCGGAAAATGAAACTGCCTCTGTGA
- a CDS encoding NAD(P)/FAD-dependent oxidoreductase, whose translation MIPPTVDLCVIGAGAAGLAAGIFAAERNPYLTIDLLDGAKTIGAKILVSGGGRCNVTHDVVTPDDFFGTRHLVRNVLAAFPVRDTIQWFASLGVDLKCEETGKLFPVTDKARTVLEALLARSRALGIVLRPGHRVTDIARLDDTQGADKPEPAQFVIRHQEGETVARRVILATGGRSLPRTGSDGSGYGLARRLGHRVTPTVPALVALVLDDRCFHSGLSGLSQEVEIQTVVQGRPVDRRTGSLLWTHFGISGPVVMDASRFWCLARERGEAAEVYGNFLPGRTTEQAREWFLHQAAKNPRRSLLKLLTEVLPERCAETLCRHVEGDPQQACAQVSRNTRDRLLSALTRFQFPVVRDRGWNFAEVTAGGIPLEEVNFRTMESKVVPGLYLVGEVLDCDGRIGGFNFQWAWATGRLAGRAAAVTPGSGNGEQGERAAGK comes from the coding sequence ATGATCCCTCCAACGGTTGATCTCTGTGTGATCGGGGCTGGAGCGGCGGGATTGGCGGCCGGTATTTTTGCCGCCGAGCGAAATCCTTACCTGACAATCGACTTGCTGGACGGGGCAAAGACCATCGGGGCCAAGATCCTGGTGTCAGGCGGAGGCCGGTGCAATGTCACCCATGATGTGGTGACGCCGGATGATTTTTTCGGTACCCGCCACCTGGTGCGCAATGTGCTCGCGGCCTTCCCTGTTCGGGACACGATCCAGTGGTTTGCTTCCCTCGGTGTCGATCTGAAGTGTGAAGAAACCGGCAAACTGTTTCCGGTGACCGACAAGGCGCGGACCGTATTGGAGGCGCTCCTTGCTCGCAGCCGGGCGCTCGGGATAGTCCTTCGTCCCGGTCATCGAGTCACCGATATCGCCCGCCTTGACGACACACAAGGCGCGGACAAGCCGGAGCCTGCCCAGTTCGTGATCCGGCACCAAGAAGGCGAGACCGTCGCGCGGCGTGTCATCCTGGCCACCGGCGGGCGGTCGTTGCCACGGACGGGGAGTGACGGTTCGGGTTATGGCCTCGCGCGACGTCTGGGCCATCGGGTGACGCCGACTGTCCCGGCGTTGGTGGCCCTGGTCCTCGACGATCGGTGCTTTCATAGCGGGCTGTCCGGGCTTTCACAGGAGGTCGAGATCCAGACGGTGGTGCAGGGGAGGCCGGTCGATCGGCGGACCGGCAGCTTACTCTGGACGCATTTCGGGATCAGCGGACCGGTGGTGATGGATGCGAGCCGATTCTGGTGCCTTGCCAGAGAACGTGGTGAGGCGGCGGAGGTGTATGGAAATTTCCTGCCCGGACGCACGACGGAGCAGGCGCGGGAGTGGTTTCTGCATCAGGCGGCGAAGAATCCGCGGCGGTCGCTGCTGAAGTTATTGACGGAAGTCTTGCCCGAGCGATGCGCCGAGACCCTCTGTCGTCATGTGGAGGGCGACCCGCAGCAGGCCTGCGCCCAGGTGTCACGAAACACTCGTGATCGTCTCCTGTCGGCGCTCACCCGGTTTCAGTTTCCTGTCGTGCGCGATCGAGGGTGGAACTTTGCAGAAGTGACGGCCGGGGGAATTCCGCTCGAAGAGGTCAACTTCCGCACGATGGAGTCAAAGGTGGTCCCCGGCCTATATCTGGTCGGGGAGGTGCTCGATTGCGACGGGCGGATCGGCGGATTCAATTTTCAATGGGCCTGGGCGACCGGACGGCTGGCCGGACGAGCGGCAGCCGTGACTCCCGGCTCCGGGAACGGCGAACAGGGTGAGCGGGCGGCGGGCAAATAG
- a CDS encoding Na+/H+ antiporter: MKSLHQLEVIIMLLAVVLALTTVAQKIRIPYPIFLVLGGLALGLVPGSPAVILHPDLVFLVFLPPILWAAAYFTSLREFRQNLRPISLLAVGLVLATSAGVAFVAHALLPGIGWAEAIALGAIVSPPDAVSATAIGKRLRIPRRIVTILEGESLVNDATALVLYRAAVGAAMSGSFALGHTLFEFVFAALAGVVIGIGVAWLTRWALCATDDGFTQIGVTLLAPYIAWVCGESVHASAVLACVAGGLYLRQSFSGAVSPATRLQARAVWDLLIFILNGVIFILIGLQLGALRDSVPPGQFAPVLIAGAWVSATAIVVRLLWVPLAALIPRWVSATLRARDPMPPWSALFLISWTGMRGIVTLAAALALPVTTGTGVPFPFRSEIILISFTVILATLVLQGLSLPPIIRLMHLKEDDGLEQEETSAREHAATAALNRLDQVVTENWVSLEQVERVRLRYLQRLERLTRASLAEGQMSVSTTESVQRLQHEVLTAERVALIGLRDNGTISDEVLHRLEQELDVTALHLGVGERRLGRTHA; encoded by the coding sequence ATGAAAAGCCTGCATCAACTCGAAGTGATCATCATGTTGCTTGCGGTGGTACTCGCGCTGACGACCGTCGCGCAGAAGATCCGTATCCCGTATCCGATCTTTCTCGTGTTGGGTGGTCTGGCGCTGGGTCTGGTGCCCGGTTCACCCGCAGTGATACTCCATCCTGACCTCGTGTTCCTGGTCTTCCTGCCGCCGATCTTATGGGCGGCCGCCTATTTCACGTCTCTGCGCGAGTTTCGGCAGAACCTCCGGCCGATTTCGCTGCTGGCGGTCGGGTTGGTCCTGGCGACCTCCGCCGGGGTGGCGTTCGTGGCCCATGCGCTCTTGCCCGGTATCGGGTGGGCGGAGGCCATCGCGCTGGGTGCGATCGTCTCGCCGCCCGACGCCGTGTCTGCGACGGCCATCGGGAAACGGCTGAGAATCCCGCGCCGGATCGTCACGATCCTGGAGGGTGAAAGTCTGGTCAACGACGCCACGGCGCTGGTGTTGTATCGGGCGGCTGTGGGCGCCGCAATGAGCGGGTCGTTTGCACTCGGCCATACGCTGTTCGAGTTTGTATTCGCCGCGCTGGCGGGAGTGGTCATCGGCATTGGTGTGGCCTGGCTCACGCGGTGGGCGCTCTGCGCGACGGACGACGGGTTTACGCAGATCGGCGTGACGTTGCTGGCGCCGTACATCGCCTGGGTGTGCGGGGAGTCGGTGCATGCCTCTGCCGTGCTGGCTTGTGTGGCTGGTGGACTGTACCTTCGTCAGTCGTTCAGCGGCGCGGTATCTCCGGCCACCAGATTGCAGGCTCGCGCGGTGTGGGATCTGCTGATCTTTATCTTGAATGGAGTCATTTTTATCCTCATCGGACTGCAACTGGGCGCGTTACGCGATTCGGTGCCGCCGGGCCAGTTCGCACCGGTGCTCATCGCCGGAGCCTGGGTGAGCGCGACCGCTATCGTAGTGCGGCTTCTCTGGGTGCCGTTGGCCGCTCTCATTCCCAGATGGGTGAGCGCGACATTGCGTGCACGTGATCCGATGCCACCATGGTCCGCCCTGTTTCTCATTTCCTGGACCGGCATGCGCGGGATCGTGACTCTGGCTGCCGCATTGGCGCTGCCGGTGACAACCGGCACCGGTGTGCCGTTTCCATTTCGCTCTGAAATTATTCTGATCAGCTTCACCGTGATTCTTGCGACCCTGGTCCTGCAGGGCCTCTCCTTGCCGCCGATCATCAGGCTGATGCATCTCAAAGAAGACGATGGGCTGGAGCAGGAAGAAACATCGGCGCGGGAACATGCGGCGACGGCGGCCTTGAATCGGCTGGATCAAGTCGTCACAGAAAACTGGGTGTCGCTGGAGCAGGTCGAGCGGGTGCGGCTGCGGTACCTCCAACGGCTGGAGCGCCTCACCCGGGCTAGTCTGGCGGAGGGACAGATGTCCGTCTCGACCACTGAATCGGTCCAGCGTCTGCAGCATGAAGTGCTCACGGCCGAGCGGGTCGCCTTGATCGGGCTTCGGGATAACGGCACGATCAGCGACGAAGTCCTTCATCGTTTAGAACAGGAACTCGATGTCACTGCGCTCCACCTGGGCGTCGGCGAGCGACGTCTCGGCAGAACCCACGCGTAA
- a CDS encoding tetratricopeptide repeat protein, translated as MIARRPSGSRLVAVLSLACLSLIAPARAEHEPLPPDYPDSLERRLAVLQAKIATQGVRLDRLIAGAELYLDIADDLFEDDAQKRLAYEAAAEMARRALQMEERNAQAHFLYAAARGSAERLKGIANAGLVLGEIKEHVRRAIELDPGHAQALQMMGGLYAELPWLLGGSEKEAESYLRRAIAADGRYTNAHLILARLLIKQGRSGEARAHLEAVLHIEHPHYPYAWKRRFRPEAERLLKSLPSPD; from the coding sequence TTGATTGCCCGGCGACCGTCAGGATCCCGTCTGGTTGCCGTCCTCAGTCTCGCCTGTCTGTCGTTGATTGCTCCCGCGCGAGCGGAGCACGAACCCCTGCCGCCGGACTATCCCGACTCGCTGGAGCGTCGGCTGGCCGTCCTGCAAGCGAAGATCGCCACACAGGGCGTCAGGCTCGACCGGCTGATCGCAGGGGCCGAGCTGTACCTGGACATTGCCGATGACCTGTTCGAGGACGACGCGCAGAAGCGTCTGGCCTATGAGGCGGCAGCGGAGATGGCGAGGCGCGCCTTACAGATGGAGGAACGGAACGCACAGGCCCATTTTCTGTACGCGGCGGCCCGTGGAAGCGCCGAGCGATTGAAAGGCATCGCCAATGCCGGGCTGGTGTTGGGGGAAATCAAGGAGCATGTCCGCCGGGCGATCGAGCTCGATCCAGGCCATGCGCAGGCGCTGCAAATGATGGGAGGCCTCTATGCGGAGTTGCCCTGGCTGTTGGGCGGTAGCGAGAAAGAGGCTGAATCGTATCTGCGGCGCGCGATTGCGGCGGACGGACGTTATACCAATGCCCATCTCATCCTGGCCCGACTCCTCATCAAACAGGGCCGATCCGGTGAAGCGCGCGCACATCTCGAGGCCGTACTCCATATTGAGCATCCGCACTATCCCTATGCCTGGAAACGCAGATTCCGGCCGGAAGCGGAACGATTGCTTAAGTCGCTTCCCTCTCCCGATTGA
- a CDS encoding HAD family phosphatase, whose protein sequence is MATIKAVIFDFDGVLFDTEPLHFEMFRQVLRMEGVTLAPDRYHARYVGLTDQACFRAVLTDSGWTAITGETLDRLVQRKTGLMQDALRKTLPVLSGVRECVAAVTEACRTAIASGALRQEIALCLELAGMTSMFEHISAAQDVRQGKPDPALYLHALGALNRRLPLGAHECVAFEDTPHGIEAARKAGMRCVGVATTLPESRLVQADLVVPSLHAASFSQVLAHLSA, encoded by the coding sequence ATGGCTACGATCAAAGCAGTCATTTTCGATTTCGACGGGGTGTTGTTCGACACCGAGCCGCTGCATTTCGAAATGTTTCGACAGGTGCTTCGAATGGAGGGGGTGACGCTTGCTCCGGACCGATACCATGCGCGCTATGTCGGGTTGACGGATCAGGCCTGCTTCCGCGCGGTCTTGACCGACTCCGGTTGGACTGCCATAACGGGCGAGACTCTCGACCGACTCGTGCAACGCAAAACCGGTCTCATGCAGGACGCGCTACGCAAGACGTTACCTGTTCTGTCCGGCGTCAGGGAATGTGTCGCAGCCGTGACGGAGGCCTGCCGTACGGCCATTGCATCCGGCGCGTTGCGCCAGGAAATTGCCTTGTGTTTGGAACTGGCCGGGATGACGTCGATGTTCGAGCATATCTCAGCGGCGCAGGATGTTCGTCAGGGCAAACCTGATCCGGCCCTGTATCTGCATGCGCTGGGCGCGCTGAATCGGCGGTTGCCGCTAGGAGCCCACGAATGTGTGGCGTTCGAGGATACGCCGCACGGGATCGAAGCGGCCCGCAAGGCCGGGATGCGTTGCGTCGGGGTGGCGACAACCTTGCCCGAGAGTCGTCTGGTGCAGGCCGATCTTGTCGTCCCGTCGCTTCACGCAGCGTCCTTCAGCCAGGTACTCGCTCATCTCTCTGCCTGA